A stretch of Cicer arietinum cultivar CDC Frontier isolate Library 1 chromosome 5, Cicar.CDCFrontier_v2.0, whole genome shotgun sequence DNA encodes these proteins:
- the LOC101493225 gene encoding uncharacterized protein, producing the protein MGSFSADEDSPFFDAQEDILSIADANSVDDGDKGVCVGFDYELWIRSPRSVGERRRKFMNSMGLSVDEIAHEILLDVEKEEIMDSVKDCCGSEEEFSSSRFSMSRCNSLNSSDEFGFVDNNNLTCQDDNLEKRVEDDGDEDSPKQLVVAKEYEDSVNVSMVPPYEGLLGRESEDTDGDVITRTMNRLRKGWFSRLRSMTCMVDSQVEGGEDGREEGRFGISGCRLQEVKVRQCRKKMKELSSLYLRQDIQAHKGSILTMKFSPDGQYLATGGEDGVVCVWQVVEEDRCNEIHIPEIDPSCVYFTVSDKSQLTPLFMDKEKLSKLKSMRKTLDSACVVFPPKIFRLLEKPLHEFRGHRSEVLDLSWSKKNCLLSSSVDKTVRLWQVNHEHCLKVFSHSNYVTSIQFNPVDDDYFISGSIDGKVRIWSIPDCQVVDWTDVRDIVTAVCYRPDAQGGIVGSLSGDCRFYKISENHLQLDSQLCLIGKKKLPGRGITGFQFLPQDSNKVMVTCADSQVRILDGLNVICKYKSLYTGSPRCASFTSDGKHILSAGEDSNVYLWNINQEEPYPVKSKKIRSCERFFSNASVAVPWHGLKSQITVNEQLNVLDKKSPPVIQLHPNPPASFSLGQEFFLESFPKGSATWPEEKLPVSSSKTKKTSLLHRSEYKMLKSSCKSTARAHAWGMVIVTAGWDGRIKSFHNYGLPVPV; encoded by the exons ATGGGTAGTTTCAGTGCAGACGAGGATTCTCCGTTTTTTGATGCTCAAGAAGATATTTTGTCCATTGCTGATGCAAATTCCGTTGATGATGGTGATAAAGGGGTTTGTGTTGGTTTTGATTACGAACTGTGGATTCGGAGTCCAAGGAGTGTGGGAGAGCGTAGGAGGAAGTTTATGAATAGCATGGGATTGAGTGTAGATGAAATTGCTCATGAAATTTTATTAGATGTTGAGAAGGAAGAGATTATGGATAGTGTAAAAGATTGTTGTGGCTCTGAAGAGGAATTCAGTTCAAGTAGGTTTTCAATGTCTCGTTGCAACAGTTTGAACTCTTCAGATGAGTTTGGTTTTGTGGATAATAATAACTTGACATGTCAAGATGATAATTTGGAGAAAAGAGTGGAGGATGATGGGGATGAAGACAGTCCAAAACAGTTGGTGGTTGCTAAGGAATATGAGGATTCTGTGAATGTCTCTATGGTGCCTCCTTATGAAGGATTGCTAGGTAGGGAGAGTGAGGATACAGATGGTGATGTGATTACTCGAACGATGAATAGGTTGAGAAAGGGTTGGTTTAGTAGGTTGCGATCGATGACGTGTATGGTTGATAGCCAAGTGGAAGGTGGTGAGGATGGGAGAGAAGAAGGGAGATTTGGAATCTCAGGGTGTAGGCTTCAGGAAGTTAAGGTTCGTCAATGtaggaagaaaatgaaagaactTTCGTCTCTTTACTTGAGGCAAGATATCCAAGCGCACAAAGGTTCGATTTTGACTATGAAATTCAGTCCTGATGGACAGTATCTTGCCACTGGTGGTGAAGATGGGGTTGTTTGTGTGTGGCAAGTGGTTGAGGAGGATAGATGTAATGAAATTCACATTCCAGAAATTGATCCCTCTTGTGTTTACTTTACGGTGAGTGATAAATCTCAATTGACACCATTGTTTATGGATAAGGAAAAACTTAGCAAACTGAAGAGCATGAGAAAAACATTAGATTCAGCTTGTGTTGTTTTCCCGCCTAAGATCTTCCGGTTGTTGGAAAAACCATTGCACGAGTTCCGTGGGCATAGGAGTGAAGTTTTGGATCTCTCTTGGTCAAAGAAGAAT TGTCTTCTTTCATCATCAGTTGACAAAACCGTCCGACTCTGGCAAGTGAATCATGAACATTGCTTGAAAGTGTTTTCACACAGTAATTATG TGACGAGCATACAATTCAATCCCGTCGATGATGATTATTTCATTAGTGGATCCATAGACGGAAAAGTGCGCATATGGTCAATTCCTGATTGCCAAGTTGTTGATTGGACTGATGTTAGAGATATAGTAACTGCAGTATGTTATCGGCCTGATGCACAg GGAGGGATTGTTGGCTCTTTGTCAGGAGATTGTCGGTTTTATAAAATATCAG AGAATCACTTGCAGTTAGATTCCCAACTATGCTTAATTGGTAAAAAGAAACTTCCTGGCAGAGGGATTACAGGCTTTCAG TTTCTTCCTCAAGATTCTAACAAAGTCATGGTTACCTGTGCTGATTCACAAGTCAGAATCCTTGATGGGCTTAATGTAATTTGCAAGTACAAAA gTCTTTACACAGGAAGCCCAAGGTGTGCATCGTTTACTTCGGACGGGAAACATATTTTATCGGCTGGCGAGGACTCTAATGTATATCTATGGAACATTAATCAGGAAGAGCCTTATCCAGTGAAATCTAAGAAGATTAGGTCTTGTGAGCGGTTTTTCTCAAATGCATCCGTTGCAGTACCTTGGCATGGTTTGAAATCTCAAATTACTGTAAACGAACAATTGAATGTCTTGGATAAAAAATCACCTCCAGTTATACAATTACACCCTAATCCACCTGCTTCTTTCTCTTTGGGCCAAGAGTTTTTCTTGGAGTCTTTTCCCAAGGGATCTGCAACCTGGCCCGAGGAAAAGCTTCCTGTTTCGAGCTCCAAGACGAAAAAAACATCATTGCTGCATAGGTCCGAATACAAGATGTTGAAATCTTCGTGCAAGAGTACTGCACGCGCTCATGCGTGGGGTATGGTCATTGTGACTGCGGGCTGGGATGGTAGGATAAAATCATTCCACAATTATGGGCTACCTGTACCCGTTTGA